In Porites lutea chromosome 1, jaPorLute2.1, whole genome shotgun sequence, a single genomic region encodes these proteins:
- the LOC140923661 gene encoding LOW QUALITY PROTEIN: biotin--protein ligase-like (The sequence of the model RefSeq protein was modified relative to this genomic sequence to represent the inferred CDS: substituted 1 base at 1 genomic stop codon), whose product MPLLGAGWLSGYVVTTFAGLSRGLKWTTSTSYFAARVLRSSSSSGQLGGEADRAIEDVSSKPPNILIYCGSSDSHNKTFNALKQTLLQVINIHSYAIYKLHEKHVNTHPWMDNTTLLVLGNNDSMSASVQKDFIKYLTGGGKILSLCSSFTCNVKKLPWDGKYCPFPASFEVNHPEFFQGEPQNLSALCEPFYFEGEXDQTVVVQEAETKNPVVIQLHEGHGSAVLCLIDLTFLDDYPTVKLQDQEEEWDACLKKSRNSRIGLLSNILQFLGINCQPQNAPELTPLLLLARKIDQDKLFHSLKSSLKNNVCNGNDLSLHFVPNGQPIPKATDTLLPVIAGDKNCQTLSFNWKKYQEHLKTKVLGQVMFYTDVITSTQTVFDGNYTFVQNIPEDVGVIVTAAQQIKGQGRGGNIWLSPAGCMMFSIHIRIPFASNLGQRPPFLQHIASLAIVNAVRSKSGYEEINICLKWPNDIYFGDKVKIGGVIVTSSAMSGTLSAVIGMGVNLANSKPTISINEIISQHNKEHNTNLEPLVLEEILARTVNNMEALVDDFQDNGSDSFLTNYYKHWLHSDARVKLAMNGTVEEVKITGLDDFGFLSVQTNSGKTLSVQPDGNSFDMLKNLIAMKDS is encoded by the exons CTGGACAGTTAGGTGGTGAAGCTGATAGAGCAATAGAAGATGTATCATCAAAGCCACCAAACATTCTCATATACTGTGGCAGCAGTGACAGTCATAACAAGACATTCAATGCTTTAAAACAGACACTTTTGCAAGTTATTAATATACATAGTTATGCCATCTACAAACTCCATGAGAAACATGTAAATACACATCCATGGATGGACAACACCACATTGTTAGTTCTTGGAAATAATGATTCAATGTCAGCATCAGTACAAAAGGACTTCATCAAGTACCTCACAGGTGGAGGAAAGATCTTAAGCTTGTGTagttcatttacatgtaatgtcAAGAAGCTTCCTTGGGATGGCAAATATTGCCCCTTTCCTGCTTCATTTGAAGTTAATcatccagaattttttcaagGAGAGCCACAGAATCTTTCAGCACTTTGTGAACCTTTTTACTTTGAAGGTGAGT GAGACCAAACTGTTGTTGTACAGGAGGCAGAAACCAAAAATCCAGTTGTTATACAGTTGCATGAAGGGCATGGCAGTGCAGTGTTATGTCTTATAGATTTGACATTTTTGGATGATTATCCCACAGTAAAACTGCAAGATCAGGAGGAAGAATGGGATGCTTGTTTAAAGAAGTCCAGGAATTCCAGGATAGGCTTGTTgtcaaatattttacaatttctAGGAATAAACTGTCAGCCACAAAATGCTCCAGAACTAACTCCACTTCTTCttttagcgagaaaaata GATCAGGATAAACTATTTCATTCCTTGAAGTCAAGCCTCAAGAACAATGTTTGCAATGGAAATGACCTCTCCTTACATTTTGTGCCAAATGGGCAACCTATTCCCAAAGCTACAGACACCTTGTTACCTGTAATCGCTGGAGATAAAAATTGTCAGACATTGTCATTCAACTGGAAGAAATATCAAGAGCATTTAAAGACCAAAGTTTTGGGTCAGGTGATGTTCTACACTGATGTAATCACATCAACACAAACAGTGTTTGACGG GAATTACACATTTGTACAAAACATCCCTGAAGATGTAGGTGTCATAGTAACTGCTGCACAGCAAATTAAAGGCCAAG GTCGTGGTGGTAATATATGGCTCTCACCAGCTGGGTGTATGATGTTTTCCATACACATAAGGATTCCATTTGCTTCCAATCTTGGTCAGAGGCCACCATTCTTACAGCATATTGCCTCTCTGGCAATTGTTAATGCGGTCAGATCCAAGTCAGGGTATGAG GAGATAAACATTTGTCTCAAGTGGCCAAATGATATTTATTTTGGTGACAAGGTCAAGATTGGAGGTGTTATCGTGACATCATCTGCTATGAGTGGTACTCTGAGTGCAGTCATAG gaATGGGTGTAAACCTTGCTAACAGTAAACCAACCATCAGCATCAATGAGATCATATCCCAACACAACAAGGAGCATAACACCAACTTAGAGCCACTAGTTTTAGAGGAAATACTGGCAAGGACTGTTAACAACATGGAGGCCCTTGTTGATGACTTCCAAGACAATGGATCAGATTCATTTCTAACCAACTACTACAAGCATTGGCTACACAG TGATGCAAGGGTGAAGCTGGCAATGAATGGAACTGTGGAGGAAGTCAAGATAACTGGGCTCGATGATTTTGGATTTCTGTCAGTACAGACAAACTCTGGAAAAACTCTATCAGTACAACCAGATGGAAACAGCTTTGACATGCTTAAAAATTTAATTGCCATGAAAGATAGCTAG